Proteins found in one Oncorhynchus keta strain PuntledgeMale-10-30-2019 chromosome 2, Oket_V2, whole genome shotgun sequence genomic segment:
- the LOC118379107 gene encoding regulating synaptic membrane exocytosis protein 3-like isoform X5 translates to MRGKSAECLHTKSDLQPSLDRVKTRSASTNCLNPERNHSVPSPEPKSCSQSLPRRRPASPRILIQHASPEDDRWMERLVPRQETVNHLSAKKRQTRTLDSSTCHTLGKKLPGRDRGPLQGGASLSSSVTSSSAARRVRHLPQVPDKSSSPVEQALAAEERVRQLQMKVQKRDSYSSAAPSTSGRDQERALKSKRELYKDQRKTSCENVSRKSSDSDVSDVSAISRTSSASRISSTSYMSIQSERPRGRFNKAVRASGQSMLKSTSVSGEIYGIEHTDGSQSDTALGGGKKRRSSLSQRVVAIVGLPSRRSCSTSQLTSQKEAVGVDTKKKGKKKNKIQIQRSTEVGMAVEYPRQASRDSTDGSMNSYSSEGNLIFSGMRLGADSQFSDFLDGLGPAQLVGRQTLATPAMGDVQIGMMDKKGQLEVEVIRARGLNPKPGSRSLPAPYVKVYLLDNGACKAKKKTKIARKTLEPLYQQALLFEESPQGKILQVIVWGDYGRLDHKCFMGVAQILLEELDLSSTVIGWYKLFPPSSLVDPTLASLTRRASQTSLDSSGPANMRS, encoded by the exons ATGCGGGGCAAAAGTGCAGAGTGCCTACACACTAAAAG TGATCTACAGCCTTCTCTTGACAGGGTTAAGACTAGGAGCGCTAGCACCAACTGTCTGAACCCAGAAAGGAACCATAGTGTTCCTTCACCAGAGCCCAAAAG CTGCTCCCAGTCTCTGCCCCGCAGACGCCCCGCCAGCCCCAGGATTCTAATCCAACACGCCTCCCCAGAAGACGACAG ATGGATGGAGCGTCTAGTTCCTAGACAAGAGACAGTAAACCACCTCAGTGCAAagaagag GCAAACTCGGACCCTGGACTCATCAACCTGTCACACTCTAGGAAAGAAGCTCCCTGGCAGAGACAG ggGCCCCCTCCAAGGTGGTGCGTCTCTGTCCTCCTCAGTGACGTCCTCGTCAGCAGCTCGCAGGGTCAGACACCTCCCACAGGTCCCTGACAAGAGTAGCAGCCCCGTAGAACAAG ctctagCAGCGGAGGAACGTGTTCGTCAGCTCCAGATGAAGGTGCAGAAGAGGGATTCCTACAGTTCTGCTGCTCCCTCCACTTCCGGCAGGGACCAGGAGAGGGCGCTTAAGAGCAAACGCGAG ctgtataaGGACCAGAGGAAAACCAGCTGTGAGAATGTATCCCGCAAGTCTTCAGACAGTGATGTCAGCGACGTGTCAGCCATCTCTCGCACCAGCAGTGCCTCCCGCATCAGTAGTACCAGCTACATGTCCATCCAGTCAGAGAGACCCCGGGGACGCTTCAA CAAGGCGGTCCGTGCGTCAGGCCAGAGCATGTTGAAGAGCACCAGCGTGAGCGGTGAGATCTATGGCATTGAGCACACAGACGGCAGCCAATCAGATACAGCATTGGGCGGGGGCAAGAAGCGGCGCTCCAGCCTCAGCCAACGGGTGGTGGCCATCGTGGGCCTGCCCTCCAGACGCAGCTGCAGCACCTCACAGCTCACCTCCCAGAAAG AAGCAGTGGGGGTGGATACCAAGAAGAAGGGCAAGAAAAAGAACAAAATCCAGATCCAGCGGAGTACAGAGGTGGGTATGGCTGTAGAGTACCCCCGCCAGGCCAGCAGAGACTCCACCGACGGCAGCATGAACAGCTACAGCTCTGAGGGGAA tCTGATCTTCTCGGGGATGAGGCTGGGGGCTGACAGTCAGTTTAGTGATTTCCTGGATGGCCTTGGCCCTGCCCAACTGGTGGGCCGGCAAACATTAGCCACACCTGCCATGG GAGATGTTCAAATTGGAATGATGGATAAAAAAGGCCAGCTGGAGGTAGAGGTGATCAGGGCACGTGGCCTTAACCCCAAACCAGGGTCCAGATCACTCCCAG CTCCCTATGTCAAGGTGTACCTGCTGGATAACGGGGCCTGTAAAGCCAAAAAGAAAACCAAGATTGCACGTAAAACCCTGGAGCCACTCTACCAGCAGGCCCTGCTGTTTGAAGAGAGCCCACAGGGGAAGATCCTCCAG GTAATAGTCTGGGGCGACTACGGGCGACTGGACCACAAATGCTTCATGGGAGTTGCACAGATCCTATTGGAGGAGCTGGACCTCTCTAGCACAGTGATTGGCTGGTACAAACTGTTTCCCCCTTCCTCATTGGTGGACCCTACATTAGCCTCGCTCACACGGCGGGCATCCCAGACATCCCTGGACAGCTCAGGACCAGCTAATATGCGCTCTTAG